Within Staphylococcus sp. NRL 16/872, the genomic segment AGGTGTAGACTTATCGTTTGCTATTGTTTCTGTTTTAGTTGTAATAGGATTTGTTTTCTCTTTATTTATTAAAGAAGATAGACACCCTTCACAAAAATCCAAAAATACACGTGATATATAATATTGATGATTAAAGAAGTTAGCATTAAATTAATGAGCTAACTTCTTTTTTTGTTTAGCTAAAAATAATATACTTATTGAGATAGGCACAAGGTATGTACATATTTGTTAAAATATACATATAAAGAATACTAAGGGGGATTTACATTGTTAACGGTAGATCAAGTAAAAGAAATAGTTGGAGAATTAAAAGATCCAATTATCGATGTACCTCTTAAAGAAACAGATGGTATTGTCGAAGTTAAAACTAAAGAAGAAATAGAACATGTTAGCGTCAAAGTTGCAATTGCTCAATTAGGAGGACAACCTCAATTAGATTTACAAATGGCAATTGTTAAGGCACTAAAAGAAAACGGAGCAAATACAGTAGGTATACGTTTTGATGAATTACCTGCTGACAAAGTTGAACAATATACAGGTAAAGAGAAAGAACAGCCTAAAACAATAGAAGGATTATTATCAAAAGATAATCCAGTTGAATTTATAGCTATAGCCTCTGGTAAAGGTGGAGTAGGTAAATCAACTGTTGCAGTAAATTTAGCAGTTGCTTTAGCACGTGAAGGTAAAAGAGTAGGATTAGTTGATGCAGATATTTATGGTTTCAGTGTTCCTGATATGATGGGCATTGATGAAAAACCAGGAGTTGAAGGAAAAACAATTATTCCAGTAGAACGTCATGGAGTAAAAGTAATTTCAATGGCTTTCTTTGTAGAAGAAAATGCTCCAGTTATTTGGCGTGGTCCTATGCTAGGTAAAATGTTGACGAACTTCTTTGTAGAAGTGAAATGGGGAGAACTCGATTATTTATTACTTGATTTACCTCCAGGTACAGGAGATGTAGCATTAGATGTACATTCTATGTTACCAAGCAGTAAAGAAATTATCGTTACAACCCCTCATCCAACAGCTGCATTTGTTGCTGCAAGAGCGGGTGCGATGGCAAAACACACTGAACATTCAATTCTTGGTGTTATTGAAAACATGAGTTACTTTGAAAGTAAAGAAACAGGTAATAAAGAATATGTATTTGGAAAAGGCGGAGGTCGTAAACTAGCAGATGAGTTAAATACGCAACTACTAGGTGAATTACCATTAGAACAGCCAACTTGGAATCCAAAAGACTTTTCACCATCCATATATCAAGAGGAAGATCGCTTAGGTGGAATCTATAAACAAATCGCACAAAAAGTTATTGCATCTACTATTAAGAAATAAAAACTAAAAAAGTGTAATAAAAACGCATGAAATATTAAATTTCATGCGTTTTTTCTATTGCAATTTTTTGAAAAACTGATAGAATATTTTTTTGTGAGCAACAGAAATTATTAAAGTTGCTTCACAATAAAAATTATTTCAAATTATTGTTGACTTACATCTTTCAATTTGATAAGATATAAAAGTCGTCAAAAAGATGTAAATTCTTTTAAGGGATTGTTAAAATGGTGTAAAACTTACCATTGCAAAACTCGAAATGATGATTTAAAATAATAAAAGTAATCAAAAAAAGTTGTTGACTTTCTTTCTTAGAAGTTATACAATAAAAGAGATTGTTTTTAAAAATGAACATTGAAAACTGAATGACAATATGTCAACGTTAATTCCAATAAATGTAACTGTAAGTTACAAACACTATTTAGTATTATGAGCTAATCAAACATCATAAATTTTTATGGAGAGTTTGATCCTGGCTCAGGATGAACGCTGGCGGCGTGCCTAATACATGCAAGTCGAGCGAACAGACGAGGAGCTTGCTCCTCTGACGTTAGCGGCGGACGGGTGAGTAACACGTGGGTAACCTACCTATAAGACTGGGATAACTTCGGGAAACCGGAGCTAATACCGGATAATATTTTGAACCGCATGGTTCAATAGTGAAAGATGGCTCTGCTATCACTTATAGATGGACCCGCGCCGTATTAGCTAGTTGGTAAGGTAACGGCTTACCAAGGCGACGATACGTAGCCGACCTGAGAGGGTGATCGGCCACACTGGAACTGAGACACGGTCCAGACTCCTACGGGAGGCAGCAGTAGGGAATCTTCCGCAATGGGCGAAAGCCTGACGGAGCAACGCCGCGTGAGTGATGAAGGTCTTCGGATCGTAAAACTCTGTTATTAGGGAAGAACATACGTGTAAGTAACTGTGCACGTCTTGACGGTACCTAATCAGAAAGCCACGGCTAACTACGTGCCAGCAGCCGCGGTAATACGTAGGTGGCAAGCGTTATCCGGAATTATTGGGCGTAAAGCGCGCGTAGGCGGTTTTTTAAGTCTGATGTGAAAGCCCACGGCTCAACCGTGGAGGGTCATTGGAAACTGGAAAACTTGAGTGCAGAAGAGGAAAGTGGAATTCCATGTGTAGCGGTGAAATGCGCAGAGATATGGAGGAACACCAGTGGCGAAGGCGACTTTCTGGTCTGTAACTGACGCTGATGTGCGAAAGCGTGGGGATCAAACAGGATTAGATACCCTGGTAGTCCACGCCGTAAACGATGAGTGCTAAGTGTTAGGGGGTTTCCGCCCCTTAGTGCTGCAGCTAACGCATTAAGCACTCCGCCTGGGGAGTACGACCGCAAGGTTGAAACTCAAAGGAATTGACGGGGACCCGCACAAGCGGTGGAGCATGTGGTTTAATTCGAAGCAACGCGAAGAACCTTACCAAATCTTGACATCCTTTGACCACTCTAGAGATAGAGTTTTCCCCTTCGGGGGACAAAGTGACAGGTGGTGCATGGTTGTCGTCAGCTCGTGTCGTGAGATGTTGGGTTAAGTCCCGCAACGAGCGCAACCCTTAAGCTTAGTTGCCATCATTTAGTTGGGCACTCTAAGTTGACTGCCGGTGACAAACCGGAGGAAGGTGGGGATGACGTCAAATCATCATGCCCCTTATGATTTGGGCTACACACGTGCTACAATGGACAATACAAAGGGTAGCGAAACCGCGAGGTCAAGCAAATCCCATAAAGTTGTTCTCAGTTCGGATTGTAGTCTGCAACTCGACTACATGAAGCTGGAATCGCTAGTAATCGTAGATCAGCATGCTACGGTGAATACGTTCCCGGGTCTTGTACACACCGCCCGTCACACCACGAGAGTTTGTAACACCCGAAGCCGGTGGAGTAACCATTTGGAGCTAGCCGTCGAAGGTGGGACAAATGATTGGGGTGAAGTCGTAACAAGGTAGCCGTATCGGAAGGTGCGGCTGGATCACCTCCTTTCTAAGGATATATTCGGAACATCTCGCAGAGATGAAGGAATAACGTGACATATTGTATTCAGTTTTGAATGTTTATTTCAAACATTCAAAATAAATGATGATTGCATTAAGTGTTATATTTTGATATAATAACTCATTGTGATTGTTGAAAATTTAAGTTATTATTTAAAGAAATCGTTTCTCAGACGATGAGACGATTGACTAAATAATAGGAAATTGTACATTGAAAACTAGATAAGTAAGTAAATAGATTTTACCAAGCAAAACCGAGTGAATAGAGTTTTAAATAAGCTTGAATTCATAAAAAAATAATCGCTAGTGTTCGAAAGAACACTCACAGATTAATAACTATATTAGATTAAGTTATTAAGGGCGCACGGTGGATGCCTTGGCACTAGAAGCCGACGAAGGACGTTACTAACGACGATATGCTTTGGGTAGCTGTAAGTAAGCGTTGATCCAGAGATTTCCGAATGGGGGAACCCAGCACGAGTTATGTCGTGTTATCGACAAGTGAATTCATAGCTTGTCAGAAGGCAGACCCGGAGAACTGAAACATCTTAGTACCCGGAGGAAGAGAAAGAAAAATCGATTCCCTGAGTAGCGGCGAGCGAAACGGGAAGAGCCCAAACCAATAAGCTTGCTTATTGGGGTTGTAGGACACTCTATACGGAGTTACAAAGGAATATATTAGACGAATCATCTGGAAAGTTGAATCAAAGAAGGTAATAATCCTGTAGTTGAAAATATATTCTCTCTTGAGTGGATCCTGAGTACGACGGAGCACGTGAAATTCCGTCGGAATCTGGGAGGACCATCTCCTAAGGCTAAATACTCTCTAGTGACCGATAGTGAACCAGTACCGTGAGGGAAAGGTGAAAAGTACCCCGGAAGGGGAGTGAAAGAGAACTTGAAACCGTGTGCTTACAAGTAGTCAGAGCCCGTTAATGGGTGATGGCGTGCCTTTTGTAGAATGAACCGGCGAGTTACGATCTGATGCAAGGTTAAGCAGGAAATGTGGAGCCGTAGCGAAAGCGAGTCTGAATAGGGCGTTTAGTATTTGGTCGTAGACCCGAAACCAGGTGATCTACCCATGGTCAGGTTGAAGTTCAGGTAACACTGAATGGAGGACCGAACCGACTTACGTTGAAAAGTGAGCGGATGAACTGTGGGTAGCGGAGAAATTCCAATCGAACTTGGAGATAGCTGGTTCTCTCCGAAATAGCTTTAGGGCTAGCCTCAAGTGATGATTATTGGAGGTAGAGCACTGTTTGGACGAGGGGCCCCTCTCGGGTTACCGAATTCAGACAAACTCCGAATGCCAATTAATTTAACTTGGGAGTCAGAACATGGGTGATAAGGTCCGTGTTCGAAAGGGAAACAGCCCAGACCACCAGCTAAGGTCCCAAAATATATGTTAAGTGGAAAAGGATGTGGCGTTGCCCAGACAACTAGGATGTTGGCTTAGAAGCAGCCATCATTTAAAGAGTGCGTAATAGCTCACTAGTCGAGTGACACTGCGCCGAAAATGTACCGGGGCTAAACATATTACCGAAGCTGTGGATTGTCCTTTGGACAATGGTAGGAGAGCGTTCTAAGGGCGTTGAAGCATGATCGCAAGGACATGTGGAGCGCTTAGAAGTGAGAATGCCGGTGTGAGTAGCGAAAGACGGGTGAGAATCCCGTCCACCGATTGACTAAGGTTTCCAGAGGAAGGCTCGTCCGCTCTGGGTTAGTCGGGTCCTAAGCTGAGGCCGACAGGCGTAGGCGATGGATAACAGGTTGATATTCCTGTACCACCTAACATCGTTTTAATCGATGGGGGGACGCAGTAGGATAGGCGAAGCGTGCTGTTGGAGTGCACGTCTAAGCAGTGAGATTGAGTGTTAGGCAAATCCGGCACTCTTAAGATTGAGCTGTGATGGGGAGAGGAAATTGTTTCCTCGAGTCGTTGATTTCACACTGCCGAGAAAAGCCTCTAGATAGATAATAGGTGCCCGTACCGCAAACCGACACAGGTAGTCAAGATGAGAATTCTAAGGTGAGCGAGCGAACTCTCGTTAAGGAACTCGGCAAAATGACCCCGTAACTTCGGGAGAAGGGGTGCTCTTTAGGGTGCAAGCCCAGAAGAGCCGCAGTGAATAGGCCCAAGCGACTGTTTATCAAAAACACAGGTCTCTGCTAAACCGTAAGGTGATGTATAGGGGCTGACGCCTGCCCGGTGCTGGAAGGTTAAGAGGAGTGGTTAGCTTCTGCGAAGCTACGAATCGAAGCCCCAGTAAACGGCGGCCGTAACTATAACGGTCCTAAGGTAGCGAAATTCCTTGTCGGGTAAGTTCCGACCCGCACGAAAGGCGTAACGATTTGGGCACTGTCTCAACGAGAGACTCGGTGAAATCATAGTACCTGTGAAGATGCAGGTTACCCGCGACAGGACGGAAAGACCCCGTGGAGCTTTACTGTAGCCTGATATTGAAATTCGGCACAGCTTGTACAGGATAGGTAGGAGCCTTTGAAGCGTGAGCGCTAGCTTACGTGGAGGCGCTGGTGGGATACTACCCTAGCTGTGTTGGCTTTCTAACCCGCACCACTTATCGTGGTGGGAGACAGTGTCAGGCGGGCAGTTTGACTGGGGCGGTCGCCTCCTAAAAGGTAACGGAGGCGCTCAAAGGTTCCCTCAGAATGGTTGGAAATCATTCATAGAGTGTAAAGGCATAAGGGAGCTTGACTGCGAGACCTACAAGTCGAGCAGGGTCGAAAGACGGACTTAGTGATCCGGTGGTTCCGCATGGAAGGGCCATCGCTCAACGGATAAAAGCTACCCCGGGGATAACAGGCTTATCTCCCCCAAGAGTTCACATCGACGGGGAGGTTTGGCACCTCGATGTCGGCTCATCGCATCCTGGGGCTGTAGTCGGTCCCAAGGGTTGGGCTGTTCGCCCATTAAAGCGGTACGCGAGCTGGGTTCAGAACGTCGTGAGACAGTTCGGTCCCTATCCGTCGTGGGCGTAGGAAATTTGAGAGGAGCTGTCCTTAGTACGAGAGGACCGGGATGGACATACCTCTGGTGTACCAGTTGTCGTGCCAACGGCATAGCTGGGTAGCTATGTATGGACGGGATAAGTGCTGAAAGCATCTAAGCATGAAGCCCCCCTCAAGATGAGATTTCCCAACTTCGGTTATAAGATCCCTCAAAGATGATGAGGTTAATAGGTTCGAGGTGGAAGCGTGGTGACACGTGGAGCTGACGAATACTAATCGATCGAAGACTTAATCAATTTTTTCAAGTTTTGCGACGCAAAATCTTTACTTACTATCTAGTTTTGAATGTATAATCATTCACTTGTCTGGTGACAATGGCAAGGAGGTCACACCTGTTCCCATGCCGAACACAGAAGTTAAGCTCCTTAGCGCCGATGGTAGTTGGATTTACGTTCCGCTAGAGTAGGACGTTGCCAGGCATATATAATTATTCCGCAGTAGCTCAGTGGTAGAGCTATCGGCTGTTAACCGATCGGTCGTAGGTTCGAATCCTACCTGCGGAGCCATGGCTCCTTGGTCAAGCGGTTAAGACACCGCCCTTTCACGGCGGTAACACGGGTTCGAGTCCCGTAGGAGTCACCATTTTGTTGGAGAATTAGCTCAGCTGGGAGAGCATCTGCCTTACAAGCAGAGGGTCGGCGGTTCGAACCCGTCATTCTCCACCATTTATATGTCGGAGGGGTAGCGAAGTGGCTAAACGCGGCGGACTGTAAATCCGCTCCTTCGGGTTCGGCAGTTCGAATCTGCCCCCCTCCACCATCTTAATGGGCTATAGCCAAGCGGTAAGGCAACGGACTTTGACTCCGTCACGCGCTGGTTCGAATCCAGCTAGCCCAGCCATTAGAGCCATTAGCTCAGTTGGTAGAGCATCTGACTTTTAATCAGAGGGTCAGAGGTTCGAATCCTCTATGGCTCACTCACAAGCATCCCAAGTTGGGATGCTTTTTTTTGTTTTCGTAAGTTTTATCGGCTCTACGTCAAATCGGACTGATGAGTCCTAATATTGAGATTAAGCAACCTTAGGTTGTTTAATCTCTTTTTTTGTTGTTGAGGCAAATAGTCGCGAAGTTATAATAATTCGATTACGTAAATTATCATAATTTCTATAACCAAAAGATACCCTTTTAATGAGTTTGATTTTATTATTAATTCCTTCTAACGGACCGTTGGTCAGGTTAGAATATATCATGGTGTTTTCAATGAAAGCTGTTAATCTTCTTAAAGTTCTAATAACTGGACGTAATTTAGGACACACATCTGAAAGATGAATAGAAAAGAGTTTATGAGTAAATTTCTCTATTTGGTTTTCTTTTAATAATCGTCTTAGCTCATGAACGTAGTGATATGTATTAAATAATTCAACATCTACACTTAATAAGTAATTCATAATTCCTTTTTCGGTTTTCCACTCTTTAAATAAACGGACTTTACGATAATTAAATGCTTCTAGCGTTTCAAAAGGTTTAAGAAATAGTTTCCAATAACTTTTATATTTATTATAAAGCGGTCTATTAGAGGTTTTATAACAATTCATTATATGAACTCTAGACATATTTAACGCTCGATTTAAAGATTGAACAATATGAAAACGATCAATAATAATCTTCGCATTAGGAAATAATTGCTTGATTAGCGACATATAGGGTTCATACATATCAATCGTTACAGTTTTGACTTTTTTTCTTAGTTTCAAAGAATAACGATAAAAATGATCTTTCAGCGATTTTAACTTACGATCCGCTACCACATCTACGATGCGGTGCGATACAGCATCTGCATAAATAAAACTCATTTTTCCAATTACATTTTTAACACTTTTAAATTCGTCCATCATTAAGTGTTCAGGTAAAGCATCAAAAGAAGACTGACCTACGTCGCTTGCCGCTTGATTAATCACTCTAGATACAGTCATTGATGATACTAAGCATGACTTGGCGATAGATTTTTGAGAGCGGTATTCTTGTGCTTTATCTAAAACTGCAAGTTTTGTTTTGTTAGAAATAAAACAATGATTATCGACAATATTAGATTTAGCAGTAAAATAACTATCACATGTCTTACAATAAAATCTTTGTTTTTGAAGCTTCAAATAAGCAGGCATTTCCATAATTTTAAGTAAAGTAATCGTTGAAGTTTTCTTACCATTTTTAACTATAGAAAAATTTTCGTTTTTAGTTAAACAATTTTCACAATGTGTAGGTTGATAAGTGAGCTCTGCATAGTAAAACAAGCTCATTCGTCCTTTATATTTTTTCTCAATCACTTCATCTAAAAAATTTAGATTTTTATCTTTAATTCTTAATGTATTTAATATAGACTTACACATAGGCGCATTACCTTTCTTTTTTATTTGGTGTGGTAGCTAATAATTATAGAGGTAATTGCGCTATTTTTGTATTCAAAACATAAAAATTGGACTGATGATTTTTAGTCATCAGTCCAATTTATTATAGAGCCGTTTTATCAATAATATAAAGAAGAAGAAAATTTTTTGTTCAATTTAATTGTTCATATGACAGTAATGAATTTCATTGGTATAATTAACACTATGGAAAAATATATTCGGAGGAGATGCTATGGATTTTTCCAACTTTTTTGATAATCTAAGTACATTGAAAATAATTACAAGCGTACTGGATTTACTTATTGTATGGTATGTCCTTTATCTTCTCATTACTGTATTTAAGGGTACTAAGGCTATTCAGCTACTTAAAGGTATTTTATTTATAGTTATTGGTCAACAAGTTAGTAAAATTCTTAATTTAACTGCTACTTCAAAATTATTCGATATTGTTATTCAGTGGGGGGTATTAGCTTTAATAGTAATATTCCAACCTGAAATCAGACGAGCATTAGAACAGTTAGGCCGAGGAAGTTTATTCAAACGTTATACAAATACCTACAGTCATGATGAAGAAAAATTAATTCAAGCGGTATCTAAGGCTGTACAATATATGGCTAAAAGACGTATTGGTGCATTAATTGTTTTTGAAAAAGAAACAGGATTACAGGATTATATTGAAACTGGAATTGCAATGAATTCTGAAATTTCTCAGGAATTGCTAATCAATGTTTTTATACCAAACACACCTTTACATGATGGAGCTATGATTATTCAAAATTCTAAAATTGCTAGTGCTGCCAGCTATTTACCATTATCTGATAGTGCTAAAATTTCTAAAAGTTTAGGTACACGTCATAGAGCAGCTGTAGGTATATCAGAGGTTTCAGATGCATTTACTATTGTTGTGTCTGAAGAAACTGGATCAATATCAGTTACATTTGATGGGAAATTACGAAGAGATATTTCTTCTGAAGTCTTCGAAGAATTATTAGCTGAACATTGGTTTGGTACACGCTTTCAAAAGAAAGGTGTGAAATGAGATGTTAGAAAGTAAATGGGGCTTACGATTTATAGCTTTAGTGTTAGCTGTGTTCTTTTACTTATCTGTCAATAATGTTTTTGGTAACATTTTTAATAATAATAATTTATCTCAAAATTCATCTAAAACAATTGAAGATGTGCCTGTCGAAGTTCTTTATAATTCAAAAGAATTACATGTCACTAAAGCACCAGATACAGTTAATGTGACAATTTCTGGACCACAATCTAAGTTACTTAAAATTGAAAATTCGGATGATATTAAAGTAACCGTAGATTTATCTAATGCGAAAGCTGGTAATTATAAAGAAGATTACATTGTGAAAGGATTAAGCAATGATATCAATTACAATGTAAAACCTAAACAAGCTTATATTACATTAGAAAATAAGGATACTAAAACAATGCATGTACAACCGGATATTGGACAGAATGACATAGATGCTAATTATAAAGTTAAAGAGAGTAAAGTTGAGCCTGATACTGTGAAAGTCACAGGAGGAAAACAACAATTATCTAAAATTGCTTATTTAAAAGCTACTTATCGTGATGTAGATAAATTAAAAAAAGATACTTCTGATGTAGCAGACGTAACGGCTTTTGATAAACAACTTAATAAATTGAATGTTCATATTCAACCAGATCAAGTGAAATTAACAACAAAGGTCGAACCTTATAGTAAAAAAGTTAAAGTTAATGTACATACTAAAGGTAAGTTACCTGATGATGAAGAACTTGATGACATTTCATTAGACAAAGATGAAATTGAAATTTATGGTAATAGAGAAGCATTACAAGATATTAATGAGGTTGAAGCTATAGTTGATTTAGATGAAATATCTGAGTCGACAGATAAAAAAGTGAAAATTGACTTGCCTGATAAAGTTAAAAAATCTGAGACAAATGAAGTTACAGCACATATTAATTTGAAATAATTTTTTATAAATAAAGGAGTATTTAACAATGGGAAAATATTTTGGTACTGATGGAGTAAGAGGTATAGCTAATAAAGAGTTAACACCTGAATTGGCTTTTAAATTAGGTCGATACGGAGGCTATGTTCTAGCACATAATGAAGGTGAAAAACACCCTAAAGTTTTAGTTGGGAGAGACACGCGTGTTTCTGGAGAGATGTTAGAATCTGCATTAATCGCTGGATTGGCTTCAATTGGTGCAGAAGTAATGCGTTTGGGTATTATTTCGACTCCAGGTGTCGCTTATCTTACACGTGAAATGGGCGCGGAATTAGGTGTAATGATTTCAGCTTCTCATAACCCTGTAGCAGATAATGGTATTAAATTCTTTGGTGCTGATGGATTTAAATTATCAGACGAACAAGAAAATGAAATTGAAGCATTACTTGATCAAGAAAACCCTGAGTTACCAAGACCTGTTGGAAAGGATATTGTACACTATTCAGATTACTTTGAAGGGGCACAAAAATATTTAAGTTATTTGAAATCTACAATTGATGTTAATTTAGAAGGATTAAAAATTGTATTAGATGGCGCAAATGGTTCAACTTCTGCATTAGCACCATTCTTATTTGGAGATTTAGAAGCTGATACAGAAACAATTGGTTGCAGTCCTGATGGCTATAATATTAACGATGAATGTGGCTCTACTCATCCAGAGCAATTAGCTGAAAAAGTAGTTGAAACAAAAAGTGATTTTGGTTTAGCATTTGATGGTGATGGAGACCGTTTAATTGCAGTAGATGAAAATGGTAATATCATTGATGGAGACCAAATCATGTTTATTATTGGTCAAGCAATGCATAAAAATAATGAATTAAACAATAATATGATTGTTTCAACTGTAATGAGTAACTTAGGATTCTATAAAGCTCTAGAACAGGAAGGAATCGCTTCTAACAAAACTAAAGTTGGAGACAGATATGTAGTTGAAGAAATGCGAAGAGGCAACTACAATTTGGGTGGAGAGCAATCAGGTCATATCGTTCTTATGGATCACAATACAACAGGTGATGGCTTGTTAACAGGCGTACAACTTGCGTCAGTAATTAAAATGAGTGGTAAACCATTAAGTGAGTTAGCGGCTCAAATGAAAAAATACCCACAATCATTAATCAATGTAAAAGTTACTGATAAACATCATGTTCAAGATAATGAAGACGTGAAACAAGTGATGTCTGAAGTAGAAGAGGAAATGAACGGTGAAGGCAGAATATTAGTTAGACCTTCTGGTACAGAACCTTTAGTACGTGTAATGGTTGAAGCAGCTACAGACGAAGATGCTCAACGTTATGCTCAACGTATTGCTGACGTAGTTGAAGATAAAATGGGCTTAGATAAGTAGTAATTTTTCGAAATAGGGTCTTACAAATAAAATGTAAGACCCTATTTTATTATTTTTTTAAATTAAAACGCTTACATATATCGATGGACAAATTTTTTTGATAAATAAAAGTATAAATAATAATATTAGTTAAGTATTTGAGTAAGTTATAAAACTTATAATTTTAAAAAATGCACAATGTTGTTGTAAAATTATTTGCAATCATTTGTTTTTACAGTGTAAAATAAATAATATTGAAAGGAGGAAAGTAAATAAATTTATATAAAGCGCCTGGACAAATCATTAATTTATTAATGATTAAGAATTAAATATGAGAATTCTTATAGATATATTAATGTTATTGTAGACGAGGAGAATAGTTATCGAGTAAATCGGCGGATGCTATTCCGGATGCGACACATTCGTGAGCTTATTATTAAAACATTTAGGTAACTAAATGCACAAAAATAATAAGAATGTCTATCTTTATCTAATAAAAATAGAAATAGAAATGGCAAAAAAGGGTATTAAAATAATAGAAAGAAGTCGAAACCAAAGCGTTTAGGATTTAATCAAAACTAAATGATAAGCAAAATGATTTTTCGTATTTTGTTGAATCGTGAAGGACTCCTTAACTTTTATTTTTTGTAGAATTTTATATTGGTTATGTTTAAGTTTAAGGGATTGTTTTCGATAATCTAGCTTTAGAAATTTCAAGAGCATAAATGCTTTATATTGGTTTCTACCTTTAGCTGTGTAAATTTTATAAATCAGATAAAATTTACTTGCCATTAATTGACGGAGGAAATTTTATGTGCGGAATTGTAGGATATATTGGTTATGATAATGCTAAGGAATTATTATTATCAGGTTTAGAAAAGTTAGAATACAGAGGGTATGACTCTGCAGGAATTGCAGTAGCTAATGAAGATGGTACAACTGTATTTAAAGAAAAAGGTCGTATTGCAGAATTAAGAAAAGTAGCAGACAGCAACGATGTTGATGGTCACGTAGGAATTGGTCATACTCGTTGGGCCACACATGGTGTACCAAGTACAGTCAACTCTCACCCACACCAATCGAATAATGAACGTTTCACACTTGTTCAT encodes:
- a CDS encoding Mrp/NBP35 family ATP-binding protein — its product is MLTVDQVKEIVGELKDPIIDVPLKETDGIVEVKTKEEIEHVSVKVAIAQLGGQPQLDLQMAIVKALKENGANTVGIRFDELPADKVEQYTGKEKEQPKTIEGLLSKDNPVEFIAIASGKGGVGKSTVAVNLAVALAREGKRVGLVDADIYGFSVPDMMGIDEKPGVEGKTIIPVERHGVKVISMAFFVEENAPVIWRGPMLGKMLTNFFVEVKWGELDYLLLDLPPGTGDVALDVHSMLPSSKEIIVTTPHPTAAFVAARAGAMAKHTEHSILGVIENMSYFESKETGNKEYVFGKGGGRKLADELNTQLLGELPLEQPTWNPKDFSPSIYQEEDRLGGIYKQIAQKVIASTIKK
- the glmM gene encoding phosphoglucosamine mutase, giving the protein MGKYFGTDGVRGIANKELTPELAFKLGRYGGYVLAHNEGEKHPKVLVGRDTRVSGEMLESALIAGLASIGAEVMRLGIISTPGVAYLTREMGAELGVMISASHNPVADNGIKFFGADGFKLSDEQENEIEALLDQENPELPRPVGKDIVHYSDYFEGAQKYLSYLKSTIDVNLEGLKIVLDGANGSTSALAPFLFGDLEADTETIGCSPDGYNINDECGSTHPEQLAEKVVETKSDFGLAFDGDGDRLIAVDENGNIIDGDQIMFIIGQAMHKNNELNNNMIVSTVMSNLGFYKALEQEGIASNKTKVGDRYVVEEMRRGNYNLGGEQSGHIVLMDHNTTGDGLLTGVQLASVIKMSGKPLSELAAQMKKYPQSLINVKVTDKHHVQDNEDVKQVMSEVEEEMNGEGRILVRPSGTEPLVRVMVEAATDEDAQRYAQRIADVVEDKMGLDK
- a CDS encoding ISL3 family transposase; this translates as MCKSILNTLRIKDKNLNFLDEVIEKKYKGRMSLFYYAELTYQPTHCENCLTKNENFSIVKNGKKTSTITLLKIMEMPAYLKLQKQRFYCKTCDSYFTAKSNIVDNHCFISNKTKLAVLDKAQEYRSQKSIAKSCLVSSMTVSRVINQAASDVGQSSFDALPEHLMMDEFKSVKNVIGKMSFIYADAVSHRIVDVVADRKLKSLKDHFYRYSLKLRKKVKTVTIDMYEPYMSLIKQLFPNAKIIIDRFHIVQSLNRALNMSRVHIMNCYKTSNRPLYNKYKSYWKLFLKPFETLEAFNYRKVRLFKEWKTEKGIMNYLLSVDVELFNTYHYVHELRRLLKENQIEKFTHKLFSIHLSDVCPKLRPVIRTLRRLTAFIENTMIYSNLTNGPLEGINNKIKLIKRVSFGYRNYDNLRNRIIITSRLFASTTKKEIKQPKVA
- the cdaA gene encoding diadenylate cyclase CdaA, with amino-acid sequence MDFSNFFDNLSTLKIITSVLDLLIVWYVLYLLITVFKGTKAIQLLKGILFIVIGQQVSKILNLTATSKLFDIVIQWGVLALIVIFQPEIRRALEQLGRGSLFKRYTNTYSHDEEKLIQAVSKAVQYMAKRRIGALIVFEKETGLQDYIETGIAMNSEISQELLINVFIPNTPLHDGAMIIQNSKIASAASYLPLSDSAKISKSLGTRHRAAVGISEVSDAFTIVVSEETGSISVTFDGKLRRDISSEVFEELLAEHWFGTRFQKKGVK
- a CDS encoding CdaR family protein — protein: MLESKWGLRFIALVLAVFFYLSVNNVFGNIFNNNNLSQNSSKTIEDVPVEVLYNSKELHVTKAPDTVNVTISGPQSKLLKIENSDDIKVTVDLSNAKAGNYKEDYIVKGLSNDINYNVKPKQAYITLENKDTKTMHVQPDIGQNDIDANYKVKESKVEPDTVKVTGGKQQLSKIAYLKATYRDVDKLKKDTSDVADVTAFDKQLNKLNVHIQPDQVKLTTKVEPYSKKVKVNVHTKGKLPDDEELDDISLDKDEIEIYGNREALQDINEVEAIVDLDEISESTDKKVKIDLPDKVKKSETNEVTAHINLK